The genomic DNA CAAAATCATTCTACAGTAGTTATGTATACAAACTCTACATACATGTTGagcatggaatcactggccataGCTCCATCAGGTGTTTACCCAGCGTTTCTTTTTGGAACCCTTACGTACTGTTTCATTGTGTTTTGCAACGTGACGGTTTTATCCACCATAGCCCTGGACAGAAAGCTGCATAAACCCATGTTTATCCTACTCTTCAACATGCCTATAAATGATTTGATTGGTGCTACAGCCTTCTTCCCTCAGCTTCTGGTGAGCATCCTGGCTCAGAACAGGTCCATCTCCTACCCTGCATGCTACCTCCAAGCTCTGCTCATCCACCTGTATGGAGCTGGCTCCTTAACTATCCTGACTAGCATGGCTTATGACAGGTATATCGCAATCTGCTGTCCACTGAGGTATAACTCCATCATGAGTTCCAGTAACTTGATGAAAATCATCATTTTCATGTGGCTTTTGGTCATTACCCTGATTGTGGTTCTGCTGGCTCTGGTCACTCGCTTCAAGATCTGCAGAACAACAATAGTGGATATTTATTGTAACAATCCATCATTAGTGAGGCTCATTTGTGATGACACACGTATAAACAACTACTATGGGTTGTTGATAACAGCTGTCTTTCAGGGTGTATCGTTGATAGTGGTTATATTTACCTATATCCAGATCCTGCTCACCTGTGTCATGAATAAGTCGTCTGATGCCCGGAGCAAGGCCATTCAGACATGTGGTACACATCTTGTAGTGTTCTTATTCTTAGAGTTCAACGCCTGCTTTAGCCTGATAGCTCATCGATTCGAGCAAGCAGCCCCTTCCTTGAGGAGGGCTTTTGGAGTATCAGTTATGGTGTTCCCTCCCATTCTCAATCCCCTCATATATGGTCTAAAAACTAAAGAAATTCGGCAAAATGTTCTGGGTTTCTACAAACGAAAGGTATCTTCAGTTAAATGAGAATAAATACTGTACATGAGTATGTATAATATATAGACAGTTTAAGGCcttcacaataaataaaaataaatgctcTTTTGTAAATCAGTCAATGAAAATGTTTCGTCTTTTTGTGAATGACAATGACTAATTATATTTAATGGTTTGAGGTTAAAATGTGCAATGGATTAAGGTTGGCTATAGGTTGGCTACAGCATGTTGAGTAAATTGTGTTTTATCAGTCTTTAGCAttttaaaaacaataacaaagacagcacaaaatagtgtgtgtgtgtgtgtttgtgtttgtgtgtgtgtgtgtgtgtgtgtgtgtgtgtgtgtgtgtgtgtgtgtgtgtgtgtgtgtgtgcgtgtatgcgcGGCTTGGGACTGACTGACTTGACGTTTTTGTAGAATacatttttaatatatatatttttattttatttaacctttatttaactaggcaagccagtttagaacaaattctcatttaaaGTGACGGCCTACCCTGACATTGTAAATACAGTAGATTTGATGTTAACAAAAGCAGAAGACACGTCTGTTGTCCGCTGTACATGGATGATTAAGTTGTATTGTATAATTGTTATGCCTGTACTTTGTCCCTGTGAGAAGGTagagttgaaatcggaagtttacatacacttaggttctagtcattcactgtatcacaattccagtgggtcagaagtttacatagtttacattgactgtgcctttaaacagcttggaaaattccagaaaatgatgtcatggctttagaagcttctgataggctaattgacataatttgagtcaattggaggtgtacctatggatgtatttcaaggcctacctttaaactcagtgcttcttcgcttgacatcatgggaatatcaaaataaatcacccaagacctcagaaaagaaattgtagaccacaagtctggttcatccttgggagcaatttccaaacggctgAAGGTTCCACttacatctgtacaaacaatagtacgcaagtataaacaccatgggaccacgcagccgtcatactgctcaagaaggagacgtgttctatctcctagagatgaacgtactttggtgtgaaaaatgcaaatcaatcccagaacaacagcaaaggaccttttgaagatgctggaggaaacaggtacaaaagtatctatatccacagttaaacgagtcctatatcgacataacctgaaaggttgctcagcaaggaagaagccactgctccgaaaccaccataaaaaagccagactacggtttgcaactgcacatggggacaaagattgtactttttggcaACATGAGGattgaaaatgatgtggatatattgaagcaacatctcaagacatgagtcaggaagttaaagcttggtcgcaaatgagtcttccaaatggacaatgaccccaagcatacttccaaaattgtggcaaaatggcttaagggcaacaaagtcaaggtattggagtggccatcacaaagccctgacctcaaccctatagaaaatttgtgggcagaactgaaaaagtgtgtgcgagcaaggcggcctacaaacctgactcagttacaccagctctgtcaggaggaatgggccaaaattcacccaacttattgtgggaagcttgtggaaggctacccaaaacgtttgatcaagttaaacaatttaaagccaatgctaccaaatactaattgagtgtacgtaaattttctgacccactgggaatgtgatgaaagaaataaaaggtgaaataaatcattctctctactattattctgacatttcacattcttaaaataaagttctgatcctaactgacctaagacagggaatttttactaggattaaatgtcaggaattgtgaaaaactgagtttaaatgtatttggctaaggtttatgaaaacttctgacttcaactgtatgcctaTCTGTGATAGAAAGACAAAGAATTGCCTATATAACGGCACCACAATATAACAAGTCAATCATTTCAGTTTTTGAAAGGTGTACAGTAGGTTTTTTGTAGCATAAATAATTTGTGGGTCCCCTTTTTTAAAATAAAGATATCTGAATTGTACCAATGGATAACTTTTTTTTATCAAATCCATCATCTGTTTTGACACTGCAAGGCTTCGATCTCCCCCTGAAAGTGCCTTTGCTGCACTGAGCTGTATGATCATTCTCGCCTGTAACCTGGTCCTGATTTTTACCATCGTCCTCAACAGGAGTCTCCTCCAGCCCATGTTTCTTTTGCTGCTAAACCTTCCCATCAATGACCTTACAGGTTCCACGGCACTCTTTACGCAGGTCATCAAAGTTTCATCCTGACTACTATGGCACTTGACAGATATATTGCCCTGTATTGTACTTTGGGGTACAACACATTTATGACCAATGCTCATTTCATGAAAATCATCACACTTATATGGGTGTGTGACTTGATTTTGATGAGGGGGCTCTTTTACCTGCTGCTTGGGTTACCACGCTGTAGATCTCTGATGACACAATCCTGCTGTGACAACACCTTCCTGTTGAAACTGGTCTGTGCTAACACAGCCATCGATAACATCTACGGACTCTTTATTCCTGCCCTCATGCAGGTCATCGTTGTTTGGACCATTCTCTACACTTACTTTCATGTACTTGTCACATGTTTCAGGAACAAAGGATCAGCTGACACTAAAAGCAAAGTTCTGCAGACTTGTGCTACATATTTAATAATTTTCTCCTCTTCACGTGTTTAGGGCTTCTCACCATTATTTCATACAGACTGACCCAATTTCCCCCGCAATTACAGAGACTCATAGGGGTTTCCACATAAACATttctttgggatcggtgtcccttccatgggacggttgagctaaggtcggctaatgcgattagcatgaggttgtaagtaacaacaaattttcccaggacatagacatatcggatgttggcagaaagcttaaattattaactgaactgtccaatttacagtagctattacagtgaaagaataccatactattgtttgaggagagtgcacaattttgaacatgaaaagttattaataaacaaattaggcatatttgggcagtcctgatacaacatttttaacagaaatacaatggatcattggatcagtctaaaactttgcacatacactgatgccatctagtggccaaaatctgaattgcacctgggctggaataatacatcatggcctttctcttgcatttcaaagacgatggtacaaaaaatacaaaagaacggttgttttttttctttgtattatcttctac from Salmo trutta chromosome 26, fSalTru1.1, whole genome shotgun sequence includes the following:
- the LOC115163988 gene encoding olfactory receptor 52K2-like gives rise to the protein MYTNSTYMLSMESLAIAPSGVYPAFLFGTLTYCFIVFCNVTVLSTIALDRKLHKPMFILLFNMPINDLIGATAFFPQLLVSILAQNRSISYPACYLQALLIHLYGAGSLTILTSMAYDRYIAICCPLRYNSIMSSSNLMKIIIFMWLLVITLIVVLLALVTRFKICRTTIVDIYCNNPSLVRLICDDTRINNYYGLLITAVFQGVSLIVVIFTYIQILLTCVMNKSSDARSKAIQTCGTHLVVFLFLEFNACFSLIAHRFEQAAPSLRRAFGVSVMVFPPILNPLIYGLKTKEIRQNVLGFYKRKVSSVK